The following coding sequences are from one Aethina tumida isolate Nest 87 chromosome 2, icAetTumi1.1, whole genome shotgun sequence window:
- the LOC109596771 gene encoding nucleoprotein TPR isoform X2, which translates to MELEGVLAAAVTAEEWQMIPAEVGKKIASFVNEECEKFITAKALFETNRFNFEQQIKDLQDQYANTTAENERYLQKNLVMEKSLTELQNQISMLTKDNSLLQTKCNKLDTETADYKNQRNEAIDERDRLISLLQTRDTELERLRTEMASLNKQLDSAVKAKCEALAEAQAVDSMKLTLEYREKRMEHEKAMLREQLKSVTDELNVRTNELLNMRRDNTTRCVQLEAKVTEYSQEMMNLKAQVKSFTDINKNLVAKHEELSKKLLTQRELESKMNDSYLQELDAKTKMANLYQSMCEESQQHAEELKSALAEVQELLKTASEKYGELETKHKETTLAHEEIIAKKNDCISMLKKELETANDLIENVKVDQIQRDLEEMSPTAAAASRYLKSGMTITEIYSQYVAVSEKFAAKEEECHRLNNFIAGIIKEIDEKGPLVNKLKNDYSNLLDANDELKTNNELMLNELQQLRDANAELRRLQGVTSRENSRLKKEVADLSRQVCHLLQEVENSRVGSSSTSTDMDLSDSVSSADIIAKKLVTFNDISELQSQNQKLLACIRELTERQEEAEAIDPIDIANLKTKLDNLRESQNELLEERDRQNKLLATLRSQRDMFQNLYNQAIKASGEEVPTQLERSFYPENKEPNKTQTDAETQSDGKVKELENQVDSLNKQIEILNKESETYRNEKHANEKMLLEQIETLSKEVRDLTKINCKLTSQAEINDEKFKIMQNNTEVFKKQIAALENQNRHYSESLVKHETTIIYIKDEIIAAQTRASQAEVRAANLEKENALLHEVEKRLSKENEIIKRQLHQQNVMQSNIELIKATLERNDAEEKIRAESRLDEAHRECSALRRRLQEEQDRFRELSEHLERQVKTAEERMLEEKRQADKLRDDLAASREDLIKQAAKIEDLTSKIKLTAYELPATSEEGRKIRELEEMNSECRIEIESLKSKLKTAKEASDQYYNVAQASEELCKNEREMNEKLKSELKIQEIKIKELEEKCQELQGELSIQMDDQDIANAGIKSKSNKLEEELNTTAMDLNTAREQLEIVRSENKALTEQLKATENKYAREVTLHSVDLQSLTSMKEELEKVLGESKELMSTKQQALDALKENKESWEKQEAMFKKEYEQISNRLKDAESQNSLLLDQIETLNTQMSILQTHIGSGDQGNTSIGDVSFNRSYTEDEAKSSEQLLKIIKYLRQEKDIAISRADIVDAEHQRLKTQFELLTKQYDDMKRLVETERQETEISMVSSIKHAEILRKLETLNAITDSNRALRHERDQLITQLEDLKVRISKLETDSSPLEEKCKELQTKADQMQNENIALRTEATRWRQRANMLIEKTNRTSPEDWKKLQNERENLAKQLTIERSTTTKLNEENNCLRHDKQKLEEQLKNLRGQNNNQSEEIAKLKEEMSALQSQIQQISDNLTQCNENNRKITEENSALTEETANKDAAINDLKNNLTQIRKIAKKYKIQSEDQLKEIEQLKGEKAALETNINDGAEKRDQLLEEQRSGLEQRLVSMEEEHKDNVEQLTQELRSVREEIENIRKENESLKQLGIEKEERFKTLFKNAKERIVQLTEQNSNLKDAINRDKPESDSAGEGSSKYSELVEKLSKLQREKDDIIQEKQREKEKHVMELESLNQRIGQLQRQQGSLQGSKPTTSSTTSEKSMVEPPTANIKPMAGHSTNTQTQSVPIPPWRSGGEPPLASIRPMSAQFRTVAVLPTSQSPSAVMVPPQQQVHTTGSSNIEAALSSSPTSSHTDYAPATSSASSASSHCAGSGGGPRQLAVPPTQSSQEAEAVDDDGGVQTAGPATSASPSSQCSAQQQAVALVLPRVEPPAAAGSGQAEQGGQSSSGGSPGASGGGSSNAVTTTQAGLKRQRDADPDGSQSDDQSKQQQSKRTRIQQTGTVSDSGLDVEYQVPTSSQRDHDDDNVIVVESDEDGGADEGEGAEDDQDDPDTEGYEMEGMEQDNYEEADCQDVEEDEEGGNEVEVIEDSSEVPNQSEGQNQEEEMGEQAQSEAISSGTDGTGRSVPSTPLQSSPQESVPGVDEAAGSNNSSHSDAEIPSITVSGVNDNETVGEGSIGEELPNVAGTSTEGTHQSEQTEDMLDGDDAVSSEGEKPPATEEGEEEGREAEASPSVSRNRNVRGAQSARRSLRQATPRGGTTQQRSGPTPIVWGDQRSPQSRQDSQRGNRPNSTPNFNRGVARRARGRMQRPYGRF; encoded by the exons ATGGAGCTCGAGGGCGTTCTTGCTGCCGCCGTTACAGCAGAAGAATGGCAAATGATACCCGCCGAGGTTGGCAAAAAAATTGCCTCCTTTGTTAACGAAGAATGTGAAAAGTTCATAACAGCAAAAGCGCTCTTTGAAACTAACAGATTTAATTTTG aacaacaaataaaagatCTGCAAGATCAATATGCAAACACAACGGCTGAAAATGAGAGATACCTTCAGAAAAACCTTGTTATGGAGAAATCACTTACCGAACTTCAGAACCAAATCAGCATGTTGACCAAAGATAATTCTCTTCTACAAACAAAATGCAACAAACTTGACACGGAAACTGCAGATTACAAAAATCAGCGAAACGAGGCCATTGATGAGCGCGATCGACTCATTTCATTGCTTCAGACACGGGACACTGAATTGGAAAGACTTAGAACTGAAATGGCTTCTTTAAACAAGCAGCTGGATTCCGCCGTTAAGGCTAAATGCGAAGCTTTAGCTGAAGCCCAAGCTGTTGACTCAATGAAGCTTACCTTGGAGTATCGCGAAAAAAGGATGGAACATGAGAAGGCCATGCTTCGGGAACAACTTAAGAGTGTAACAGATGAGCTCAATGTGCGGACAAATGAATTACTCAACATGAGGCGAGACAACACAACAAGATGCGTTCAGTTGGAGGCAAAGGTGACCGAGTATTCGCAAGAAATGATGAATTTAAAAGCTCAAGTTAAATCATTTACCGACATCAATAAGAATTTAGTCGCCAAGCATGAGGAACTctccaaaaaattattgaccCAACGTGAACTGGAAAGTAAGATGAATGACTCATATCTTCAGGAACTTGACGCAAAAACTAAAATGGCCAATCTGTACCAGTCGATGTGTGAGGAAAGTCAACAACATGCTGAGGAGTTGAAGAGTGCATTGGCAgag gTGCAAGAATTACTAAAAACTGCCAGTGAAAAATATGGAGAATTGGAAACTAAACATAAGGAGACTACATTAGCCCATGAAGAAATAATTGCCAAGAAGAATGATTGCATCAGTATGCTGAAAAAAGAATTGGAGACTGCAAATGATTtgattgaaaatgtaaaagttgATCAAATACAAAGAGATCTTGAAg AAATGTCACCAACTGCAGCTGCTGCATCAAGATATTTGAAGTCCGGTATGACAATAACCGAAATATATTCTCAGTATGTCGCAGTTTCCGAAAAATTCGCAGCTAAGGAGGAGGAATGTCACAGACTAAACAATTTCATAGCTGGAATAATAAAGGAAATTGATGAGAAAGGTCCATTGgtcaataaacttaaaaacgaCTACAGTAATTTACTTGACGCTAATGATGAACTGAAGACAAACAACGAGCTCATGTTAAATGAATTGCAACAACTGAGAGATGCGAATGCGGAACTTCGAAGACTTCAAGGAGTAACTTCCCGCGAAAATTCAAGATTAAAGAAAGAGGTCGCTGATTTAAGCAGACAAGTCTGTCATCTTTTACAAGAAGTTGAAAATTCAAGGGTCGGATCATCTTCAACATCAACCGATATGGATCTGAGCGACAGCGTTAGTTCTGCTGATATTATAGCGAAGAAATTGGTCACCTTCAACGATATATCCGAGCTGCAAAGTCAAAACCAAAAATTACTGGCTTGTATTAGAGAATTAACAGAACGCCAGGAGGAAGCGGAGGCGATTGATCCAATTGATatagcaaatttaaaaacaaaattggacAATTTACGTGAATCACAAAACGAGTTACTTGAAGAACGCGACAggcaaaataaattgttggctACACTCCGCAGCCAAAGGGACATGTTCCAGAATTTGTACAATCAAGCCATCAAAGCCTCTGGTGAGGAGGTTCCCACACAATTGGAAAGAAGTTTCTATCCAGAGAACAAAGAACCTAATAAAACCCAAACTGACGCTGAGACACAATCAGATGGGAAAGTGAAGGAATTGGAGAACCAGGTTGATTCACTTAACAAACAAATTGAGATTCTCAATAAGGAGAGTGAAACTTACAGAAATGAGAAACATGCTAATGAGAAAATGCTTTTAGAACAAATAGAGACCTTATCAAAGGAAGTGAGAGATCTGACAAAAATAAACTGCAAATTGACATCGCAAGCGGAGATCAACGAcgagaaattcaaaattatgcaGAATAACACTGAAGTATTTAAGAAGCAAATTGCTGCTTTAGAAAATCAAAACAGACACTACAGTGAATCACTAGTTAAACACGAAACCACGATCATATACATAAAAGACGAGATTATAGCAGCACAGACCAGAGCTTCTCAAGCAGAAGTTAGAGCTGCTAACCTTGAAAAAGAAAACGCATTACTGCACGAAGTTGAAAAGCGTTTGAgcaaagaaaatgaaattattaaacgaCAACTTCATCAACAAAACGTGATGCAGAGtaatatagaattaattaaagctaCATTAGAAAGAAACGATGCTGAGGAAAAAATACGCGCGGAGTCTAGGTTAGACGAAGCCCATAGAGAATGCAGTGCGCTCCGCAGGAGGCTTCAAGAGGAACAAGACAGATTCAGGGAATTGTCCGAACATCTGGAGAGGCAAGTCAAAACCGCCGAAGAACGCATGTTAGAAGAAAAACGTCAAGCTGACAAACTAAGAGACGATCTAGCAGCCTCGAGGGAAGATCTCATCAAACAAGCGGCCAAAATTGAAGACTTGAcatcgaaaattaaattaactgcgTACGAATTGCCCGCAACAAGCGAGGAAGGTCGTAAAATACGTGAATTAGAGGAGATGAACAGTGAATGTAGGATTGAGATCGAGTCTTTGAAAAGTAAACTTAAAACGGCCAAGGAGGCTTCAGatcaatattataatgttGCTCAGGCGTCGGAAGAGTTGTGTAAGAATGAAAGAGAGATGAATGAGAAGCTCAAGTCCGAGTTGAAAATTCaagagattaaaattaaagagctTGAGGAAAAATGTCAAGAACTTCAAGGTGAACTGTCAATTCAAATGGACGATCAGGATATTGCTAATGCAGGCATTAAATCTAAGTctaataaattagaagaagAACTGAATACCACGGCAATGGATTTAAATACTGCCAGAGAACAGCTGGAGATTGTTAGATCTGAAAACAAAGCACTCACTGAGCAACTGAAGGccactgaaaataaatatgctaGAGAAGTAACTTTACATTCGGTAGATTTACAATCTTTGACTTCTATGAAGGAAGAACTGGAGAAGGTTTTGGGAGAATCCAAAGAGTTAATGTCTACTAAACAACAAGCTCTGGACGCACTCAAGGAGAATAAAGAAAGCTGGGAAAAGCAGGAAGCCatgtttaaaaaagaatatgaaCAAATATCAAATCGTTTGAAAGATGCCGAATCTCAAAATAGCTTGCTCTTggatcaaattgagacattaAATACGCAAATGTCCATTTTACAAACGCATATAGGCAGCGGAGATCAAGGAAACACTTCGATTGGAGATGTTTCATTTAATCGCTCCTACACCGAGGATGAAGCGAAGTCTTCGGAACAATTGttgaagataataaaatacttaagacAAGAGAAAGATATTGCGATCAGCAGAGCGGATATTGTGGACGCAGAGCATCAACGTCTTAAGACCCAGTTTGAGTTACTCACTAAACAATATGATGACATGAAGCGACTTGTTGAAACTGAACGCCAGGAAACTGAAATTTCAATGGTTTCCAGCATTAAACATGCCGAAATATTACGGAAATTGGAAACGCTTAACGCCATTACGGACAGCAACAGAGCATTGAGGCACGAAAGAGACCAATTGATTACTCAATTGGAAGATCTGAAAGTTAGAATTAGTAAATTGGAAACCGATTCATCGCCTCTCGAAGAAAAGTGCAAGGAATTGCAAACCAAAGCTGATCAAATgcagaatgaaaatattgcACTACGTACGGAAGCCACCAGGTGGAGACAACGTGCTAATATGTTGATTGAAAAGACGAATAGAACGAGTCCGGAAGATTGGAAAAAACTACAGAACGAGCGTGAAAATCTTGCCAAACAACTGACCATTGAACGTTCGACTACTACCAAACTGAATGAGGAAAACAACTGTTTGCGACatgataaacaaaaattagaagAGCAACTTAAGAATTTGAGAGGACAAAATAATAACCAATCTGAAGAGATTGCTAaactaaaagaagaaatgtcAGCGTTACAATCtcaaattcaacaaatttctGATAATTTGACCCAgtgtaatgaaaataataggAAGATTACAGAAGAAAACTCCGCCTTAACTGAAGAGACTGCCAATAAGGATGCGGCTATTAACGATTTGAAGAACAACTTAACTCAAATTAGGAAGATTGCcaagaaatacaaaatacaatcaGAAGACCAACTAAAAGAAATTGAACAGTTAAAGGGTGAAAAAGCAGCTTTAGAAACTAACATAAATGATGGGGCAGAAAAACGGGATCAACTTTTGGAAGAGCAACGATCTGGCCTTGAACAACGTCTTGTAAGCATGGAAGAGGAGCATAAAGATAACGTAGAACAGTTAACTCAGGAATTACGTTCCGTTCGGGAGGAAATCGAAAATATCAGAAAGGAAAATGAAAGCTTGAAACAACTGGGAATCGAAAAAGAGGAAAGGTTTAAAACACTGTTCAAAAATGCAAAAGAACGGATTGTTCAATTGACTGAACAAAACAGCAATCTTAAGGATGCGATCAACAGAGACAAACCTGAAAGTGATAGCGCTGGAGAGGGTTCAAGTAAATACAGCGAATTAGTcgaaaaattatctaaattacaGAGAGAAAAAGACGATATTATTCAAGAAAAGCAGCGCGAAAAGGAGAAGCACGTTATGGAATTGGAATCGTTGAATCAACGTATCGGACAGCTGCAGAGGCAACAGGGATCTTTGCAGGGTTCCAAACCGACCACCAGTTCGACCACTTCTGAGAAATCAATGGTTGAACCTCCAACTGCCAACATAAAACCCATGGCTG GACACTCTACTAATACTCAAACTCAGTCTGTACCTATTCCGCCTTGGCGAAGCGGGGGCGAACCACCTCTCGCCAGCATACGCCCAATGTCCGCTCAGTTTAGAACGGTGGCAGTCTTGCCTACAAGCCAGAGCCCCAGTGCTGTGATGGTCCCACCCCAGCAGCag GTGCACACGACGGGGTCGAGCAACATTGAGGCGGCTCTATCGAGCAGCCCGACTAGTTCGCACACCGATTACGCACCCGCCACAAGTTCCGCGTCGTCGGCCTCGTCGCATTGCGCAGGGAGCGGTGGCGGCCCGCGGCAGTTGGCCGTGCCGCCCACCCAGTCGTCGCAAGAAGCCGAAGCGGTCGATGACGACGGGGGCGTACAAACGGCCGGACCGGCGACCAGTGCCAGCCCCTCTTCCCAATGTAGTGCGCAGCAGCAGGCCGTCGCCCTCGTGCTTCCGCGTGTCGAACCACCAGCCGCTGCCGGCAGTGGTCAGGCGGAGCAAGGGGGCCAGTCGTCCAGCGGCGGTTCGCCGGGTGCGTCGGGCGGTGGTAGTTCGAATGCCGTTACTACCACGCAGGCGGGTCTCAAGAGGCAACGCGATGCGGACCCCGACGGATCTCAGTCTGACGATCAGTCTAAACAACAGCAGAGCAAAAGGACTAGGATACAG caAACTGGCACGGTTAGTGATAGCGGCTTAGACGTGGAATATCAAGTTCCCACAAGTAGCCAGAGAGACCACGACGACGACAACGTGATTGTGGTCGAAAGTGATGAAGATGGTGGCGCTGATGAAGGCGAGGGTGCTGAAGATGATCAAGATGACCCGGACACAGAGGGTTATGAAATGGAAGGCATG GAACAAGACAACTATGAAGAAGCAGATTGTCAAGATGTTGAGGAAGATGAAGAAGGCGGTAATGAGGTGGAAGTAATCGAGGACTCTAGTGAAGTACCAAATCAAAGTGAAGGTCAAAACCAAGAGGAAGAGATGGGAGAACAAGCACAGTCGGAAGCTATTAGCAGTGGCACAGATG GTACCGGCAGGAGCGTGCCCAGTACTCCGTTACAATCGTCGCCACAGGAATCTGTACCGGGAGTCGACGAGGCTGCCGGCTCAAATAATTCGTCTCATTCTGATG CTGAGATTCCTTCAATAACAGTGAGCGGGGTTAACGATAATGAAACCGTAGGGGAGGGAAGTATTGGAGAAGAGCTCCCGAACGTAGCCGGAACCTCCACGGAGGGAACTCACCAATCTGAACAGACTGAAGATATGCTAGATGGAGACGATgcg GTGAGTTCTGAAGGTGAAAAGCCGCCAGCTACTGAGGAAGGTGAAGAAGAAGGACGCGAGGCTGAGGCGTCGCCCAGTGTATCTCGAAATAGAAATGTACGTGGAGCGCAATCGGCACGCAGATCCTTGCGACAGGCAACACCTAGGGGCGGCACTACGCAACAGAGATCAGGGCCAACGCCGATTGTCTGGGGTGATCAAAGAAGTCCGCAAAGCAGACAAG ATTCCCAAAGAGGCAACAGACCAAATTCAACGCCCAATTTTAACCGGGGAGTAGCGAGAAGAGCGAGAGGAAGAATGCAGAGGCCTTATGGTCGTTTCTAG